The Streptomyces sp. R28 region CCCGGGATGCGCGCCGGAGCGCATCACGGTGCACGCGCTGGAGAACTGCCGCACGGGACGGGTCCGTTGGCACCACGACACCGGTGTCCTCGTGGCCGAGCTGCTCTTCGGCACCCGTCTACGGGCCGGCGACACCTACCTCTTCCGCTACGGCGTCGAGGACGGCACGGCCGACGTGTCCCGCGAGTACGCCCGCGGTTTCCCGTTCGCGGGCGGCCAGTACGCCCTGCAGGTCCGCTTCGCCGAGAACGCCCTCCCGGTCCGCTGTCACCGGTTCGCGCAGCACTCGGCGGCAGCGCCCCGCAGCGGCCGTCAGGGACTGGCCTTCAGTGGGCTGCACCGTTCCGTCCACCTTGTCGAGCCACGGGTGCGGACCGGGATCGTGGGCATCGGGTGGGAGTGGGAGTGAGCCGCCGCTTTGAACTGTCCCGGCCTCGACGGACGGCCACGTTCTGATCCGGCCGGGCCGCCCACCACGATCTGAAACCGGCCGGCCCGACCCCCACATTTCCGGAACCGGCCCGGACCGACCGCCACATTCTGAAACCGGCAGGGCTGGCTGACCACCACGTTCCTCATCGGTCCGGACGACAGCCAGCTTCTGATCCCGGGATGGCCGACATCGCCCTCGGCAAGGTCGGGAAGGGGACGTAAACGATTGCGCAAGCGTTTACGTCCGGCCCCGAATGAGATAACTTCCCGGCGAGAAGACCCACGGCGGCCCGGCGAGAGGCCCGCGGCACAGGCAGAACCGGGAGGGGATCTCGATGGCAACCATGGCCGACGTCGCGCGCAGCGCCGGTGTGTCCGTGGCGACCGTCTCGCATGTGCTGAACGGCACCCGGCCGGTGCTGCCCCACACGCGCCAGGCGGTGCTGGACGCCATGGACGAGCTGGGCTACACGCCCAACACCCTCGCCCGTTCCCTGGTGACTTCCCGCACCCGGTCCATAGGGCTCGCGGTGTCGGCGATCAGCAACCCGTACTTCACGGAGATACTCCAGGGCGTCGAGGCCGCTGCTCTGGAACACGGCTACAGCCTGCTCATCGCCGACCCGCATGACGATCCGGTGCATGAACGCAAGGTCGTCCAGCTCCTGCACGAACGCCGCGTGGACGGCATGATCGTCGCGCCCTCCGCGGACCCGCGCGAGCTCATCGCCTACCTCGGGCGCCACAACGTGCCGACCGTTCTCCTCGACCGCGTGGTCGACACCACGACCGACGGCTCACCGCACTTCGACCAGGTCTGCGCCGACAGCGCCGAACCCGTGGCCCGGCTCGTCACTCATCTCGCCGACCTCGGCCACCAGCGGATCGCCCTGGTCGCCGGCCTGCCCGGACTCAGCACCACCGGCGAGCGGCTCGACGGATACCGGGACGGCCTGGCGGCCGCCGGGCTCGCCTTCGACGAACACCTCGTCGTGCACGGCGACTCCGAGTCGGCCGGCGCCGAACAGGCCACCGCCGCACTGCTGTCGCTCGCCTCGCCGCCCACCGCACTCGTCACCGCCAACAACGCGATGACGATCGGTGCCCTGCGCGCCCTGCGCGACCGCGGTCTGTCCGTGCCCGACGACATCGCGCTGTGCTGCTTCGACGACTTCGCCTGGGCCGACCTGTTCTCACCCCGGCTCACCGCGATAGCCCAGCCCAGCAGGGACATCGGCGCCCACGCGGTCCGTGTGCTGCTGGACCGGCTCGCCTCGCCGGACCGGGCCGCCCGGACGGTGCGTCTCCCTTGCACCTTCGTGCATCGCACCTCGTGCGGGTGTGCCGAACAGCCTCGGGGGTCCGGGACATCCGCGAATCCCGAGATACCTGAGGTGCGCGGAATACCCGCCAGGCCCGGGGACCCCGAGGGCACCGCCAAGCGCCTGCCATCCGACAGCCCCCAACAACCCCTGACGTCCGTGAAAGGAACCGTCTCGTGATCGTCGTCGCCGGTGAGGCTCTGATCGACCTGGTCCCGCAGGGCACGGGCGCCCTCGCGGGCCTGAAGCCGGCGCTCGGCGGCGGGCCCTACAACACCGCCGTGGCCCTCGGTCGCCTCGGCTCCCCCACCGCCTTCTGCTCCCGCACCTCCTACGACGCCTTCGGGGACACCCTGCTCGACGGGCTACGGGAAGCCGGGGTGGACGTATCGGCCGTGCAGCGCGGTGTGGAGCCCACCACCCTCGCGGTCGCCACCATCGACGCGAAGGGCTCGGCCGCCTACTCCTTCTACGTCGAGGGCACCGCCGACCGGCTCTTCACAGCACCCTCCGAACTGCCCGCGGCGACCCGCGCCGTGTCCTTCGGTACCTGCTCGCTCGTCCTGGAGCCGGGGGCGAGCGCCTATGAGGAGCTGATGCGGAACGCGGCCGCGCAAGGGGTGTTCACCGCGCTCGACCCGAACATCCGGGCCGGACTGATCCCGGACCCGGACGGTTACCGGGCCCGATTCAAGAGCTGGTTGCCGTCGGTGTCGCTGCTCAAGCTCTCCGAGGAGGACGCGCTGTGGCTGGGCGGCACCCCGCGCGAGTGGCTGGCCGCGGGGCCTGCGGCCGTCGTGATCACTCAGGGCGGCGACGGGCTGACCGCCTTCACGCGGGACGGCGCAGTGCACGCCGTGGCGGGCGAGGAGGTCGACGTCGTGGACACGATCGGTGCGGGCGACACCGTGAACGCGGCCCTGTTGCACGGTCTGGCCGCCCAGGACGCCCTGTCCGCCGAGGCTCTCGTGGGATTGGGCGCCGACGGCTGGACACGGCTGTTGCGGTTCGCGGCGCGGGCTGCCGCGATCACTTGTTCCCGGGCGGGCGCCGAGCCGCCGTACGCCTCCGAGCTGGGGGACTTCCAGGAGGCGTTCTGTGCCGTTCCACTCTTGAGGAATCAAGGTTCGTCACAGCCGCGGGGATGAAGCGGCTGATCATGCAACGCGCGGCGCCCCGCGGGGAGTTCCCGCGGGGCGCCGCACTTCTCGGGATGTGTAGGGGCTCGTCGTTCGCGAGCCTCAGGCCTTGCGGGCCCGCGTCGTCTTCTTCGCGGGTGCCGCCTTCTTCGTGGCGCCGGCCGCCTTCTTCGTGGCGGTGTTGTTGGCGGCCTTGGTCGTCTTCGCGGTCCTGGCCGTCGCCGTCTTCTTCGCCGTCGATCCCGCCGCGACGGTCTTCTTGGCTGCCGCCTTGCGCGGGGCCTTCACCGAGGCCGCGTCGCTGATCCGGTCGGCGCCGAGGATCTCGCGCAGGAACTTGCCGGTGTGGCTGGTGGGCACTCCGGCGACCTCCTCGGGTGTGCCCTCGGCGATGACGAGGCCACCGCCGGCGCCGCCCTCGGGACCCATGTCCACGACCCAGTCGGCTGTCTTGATCACGTCGAGGTTGTGCTCGATGACGATGACCGTGTTGCCCTTGTCGACCAGGCCTGCCAGGACCTTCAGCAGCTTGCTGATGTCCTCGAAGTGCAGACCGGTGGTCGGCTCGTCGAGGACGTAGACCGTACGGCCGGTGGAGCGCTTCTGCAGTTCGCTGGCGAGCTTCACCCGCTGCGCCTCACCGCCGGACAGGGTGGTCGCGGACTGGCCGAGCCGCACATAGCCGAGACCGACGTCGTTCAGCGTCTTGAGGTGGCGGTTGATCGCCGGGACGGCCTCGAAGAAGTCCATGGCTTCCTCGATCGGCATGTTCAGGACCTCGGAGATGGACTTGCCCTTGTAGTGGACCTCCAGGGTCTCCCGGTTGTACCGGGCGCCGTGGCAGACCTCGCACGGGACGTAGACGTCCGGGAGGAAGTTCATCTCGATCTTGATCGTGCCGTCGCCCGCGCAGTTCTCGCAGCGGCCGCCCTTGACGTTGAAGGAGAAGCGGCCCGGCATGTAGCCACGGACCTTCGCCTCGGTGGTCTCGGCGAACAGCTTGCGAATGTGGTCGAAGACGCCGGTGTACGTCGCCGGGTTCGAGCGCGGGGTGCGGCCGATGGGCGACTGGTCGACGTGCACGACCTTGTCGACGAGGTCGTCACCGTCCACGCGCGTGTGCCGCCCGGGGACGTTGCGCGCGCCGTTGAGCTCTCGGGCCAGGTGCGTGTACAGGATGTCGTTGACCAGCGTCGACTTGCCGGAGCCGGAGACGCCGGTGACCGCGGTGAACAGGCCCAGCGGGAAGGACACGTCGATGTCCTGGAGGTTGTTCTCGCGGGCGCCGTGCACCGTGAGCCGGCGGGACGGGTCCTGCGGGCGCCGGATGTCGGGCAGCGGGATGGACCTCTTGCCGGACAGGTACTGCCCGGTCTGCGACTCGGGGTTGGCGAGCAGCTCCTTCAGGGAGCCGCTGTGCACGACCTTGCCGCCGTGCTCACCGGCGCCGGGGCCGATGTCGACGACCCAGTCGGCGGTCTTGATGGTGTCCTCGTCGTGCTCGACGACGATGAGTGTGTTGCCCATGTCGCGCAGCCGGACGAGGGTCTCGATGAGCCGGTGGTTGTCGCGCTGGTGCAGACCGATGGAGGGCTCGTCGAGGACGTACAGGACGCCGACGAGTCCGGAACCGATCTGGGTGGCCAGGCGGATGCGCTGGGCCTCGCCGCCGGAGAGCGTGCCCGCCGCGCGGTTGAGCGAGAGGTAGTCCAGGCCGACGTCGACCAGGAAGCGCAGCCGCTCGTTGACCTCCTTCAGCACGCGTTCGGCGATCTTCTTGTCGCGGGCGTTGAGCTTCAGCTTGCCCAGGAAGTCCGCGCAGTCGCTGATGGACATCGCGGCGACTTCGGCGATCGACCTCTCCATGATCGTGACCGCGAGGACGATCGGCTTCAGGCGCGTGCCCTCACAGGTGGGGCAGGGCACCTCGCGCATGTAGCCCTCGAAGCGCTCACGGCTGGCGTCGCTCTCGGCCTCGCTGTGCCGGCGCTTCACGAAGGGGACGGCACCCTCGAAGGGCGTGGTGTACACGCGCTCGCGGCCGTACCTGTTCCGGTAGCGGACCTCGATCTGCGTCTTGTGCCCGTGGAGGAGGGCCTTCTTGGCGCGCTGCGGCAGGCCCGCGAAGGGGATGTCCGTCCGGAAGCCGAGCGCGTCGGCGAGGGCACCGATCAGGCGACCGAAGTAGTCCTTGGTGTGCCCGTGCGACCAGGGGTGGATGGCGCCCTCGTCGAGGGACTTGTCCTCGTCCGGGACGATCAGCTCGGGGTCGACCTCCATGCGCGTCCCGATACCGGTGCACTCGGGGCAGGCACCGAAGGGCGAGTTGAAGGAGAAGGAGCGCGGCTCCAGCTCCTCGAAGGAGAGGTCGTCGTACGGGCAGTACAGGTGCTCCGAGTACATGCGCTCGCGCTCGGGGTCGTCCTCGGGGAGGTCGACGAAGTCGAGCACGACCATGCCGCCGGACAGGCCGAGGGCGGTCTCCACGGAGTCGGTGAGGCGGCGCTTGGCGGAGTCCTTCACCGTGAGACGGTCGACGACCACCTCGATGGTGTGCTTCTCCTGCTTCTTCAGCGTCGGCGGGTTGGAGAGCTGGATCGTCTCGCCGTCCACCCGCGCGCGGGAGTAGCCCTTGGTCTGAAGATCGGCGAACAGGTCGACGAACTCGCCCTTGCGCTCACGCACCAGCGGCGACAGCACCTGGAAGCGGCTCCCCTCCGGCAGCTCCAGAACCCTGTCGACGATGGCCTGCGGCGACTGGCGCGAGATCGGGCGGCTGCACTGGGGGCAGTGCGGCTTGCCGATACGCGCGAAGAGCAGACGCAGGTAGTCGTAGACCTCGGTGATGGTGCCGACCGTCGAGCGCGGGTTGCGCGAGGTCGACTTCTGGTCGATGGAGACCGCCGGGGACAGACCTTCGATGAAGTCGACGTCCGGCTTGTCCATCTGGCCGAGGAACTGCCGGGCGTACGACGACAGCGACTCCACGTAGCGCCGCTGCCCCTCGGCGAAGATGGTGTCGAAGGCCAGCGAGGACTTACCCGACCCCGACAGGCCCGTGAAGACGATGAGCGAGTCGCGCGGCAGGTCGAGCGAGACATTCTTCAGGTTGTGCTCGCGCGCGCCACGGACGATGAGACGGTCGGCCACGCCGGTCCGCACCTTTCTTGAGAGAAGTGACAGGGGCGAGGCCCCCGTGCTTCTCAGACTAGGGGGAGCCACTGACAACGCCGGTCGGATTCCCGAATGGGACAACAATCCCGGACCATCCAGCATGCCCGACGCCAAGACCGACCCTATAGCACGTGCATTCGATTTACGGCACTCGTTCACCACCTTCACCCAAAGGTGTGGCGGGGTTAGTGTCAGCACCATGATTGATCACGCTCGTGACCTGGTGTCTGTACGTGAAGCGACGGAACGGCTGCTCACCGCAGCGGCCAAACTGGACAACGCGTCGGTGGCCGAGCCGTCACGGCTCCCCGGCTGGAACCGCGGCCACGTCCTCGCGCACCTCGCGCGTAACGCCGACGCCCTCGTGAACGTCCTCGAAGGGCGTCCCATGTACGTCTCGGGGACGGCTCGGGACGCCGACATCGAGCGGGACGCCCCGCGCCCCCTCGACACGCAGCTCACCGACGTGCGCGACAGCGCGGCCCGCTTCCAGGAGGCGGGGGCGGCACCCGCGGACTGGTCGCGCACCGTGGAGCTGCGCAACGGGGTCACCGACGCGGCGGCCCGGGTGCCGTTCCGGCGCTGGGTCGAGGTGGAGCTGCATCACGTGGATCTCGGGATCGGGTACGAGCTGGAGGATCTGCCGACGGAGTTCGTGGAGCGGGAGATCGACTTCCTCGCCGAGCGGTTCACCGGGCACCCCGATGTGCCGCCGGCCCGTCTCACGGACGGCACGCGCGCGTGGAGCACGGGCCGGGAGGCGGGCACGCCCGAGATCACCGTCACGGGCCCGGCGCCCGACCTGCTCGGCTGGCTCGCCGGACGCCGCGACGGGGCCGGGCTGACCCCAGAGGGCGGCGCGCTGCCGTCGCTCCCCCCGCTGTAGCGCCTGAACCGTCCCTGGACCACACTCCCGCTATAGGCTGCCGCCATGACGTACAGCGGACAGGTGACGGTCGGTGGCCCCGCCGACGTGCACGAGCTCAAGGACCTGATGATCACCAAGATCGCGGTCGGCCCGATGGACAACAACGCCTATCTGCTGCGCTGCCGGGCCACGGACGAGCAACTGCTGATCGACGCCGCCAACGACGCGGACGCATTGCTCGGCATGATCGGTGACGACGGCATCGCGTCCGTCGTCACCACCCACCAGCACGGCGACCACTGGCAGGCGCTCGCCGCGGTCGTCGAGGCCACCGGCGCGCGCACGTACGCCGGCCGGGACGACGCCGACGGCATCCCGGTGCCGACCGACGTCCTGGTCGACGACGGCGACACCATCCGGGTGGGGCACGTGGAGCTCACCGCGCGCCACCTGGTCGGGCACACGCCGGGTTCGATCGCCCTCGTCTACGACGACCCGCACGGACATCCCCATGTGTTCACCGGGGACTGCCTGTTCCCGGGCGGCGTGGGCAACACCCGTAAGGATCCCAAGGCGTTCGCCAGCCTGATCCACGATGTCGAGACGAAGATCTTCGAGGTGCTGCCGGACGAGACCTGGGTCTACCCGGGGCACGGCGACGACACGACGCTGGGCGCGGAACGGCCGCAGCTGCCGGAGTGGCACGCGCGGGGCTGGTGAGCGCGCGAGGTCGGTGAGCGCGGGGCGGTAGGAGCGCGGAGACGGTAAGCGCGGAGATGTGAGTGAGCGCCCCGCGCACGCGCCCCGTGTGAATTGTTCACACGCTCCGGTGCCACGCGCGCGCTCCCGGCGGACGTTGTTGCGCAGTCAACTGGAAGCAGCCCCGCACAGGATGACGGCTCCTGAGCGGTAAGGGCCGCCGGTCTCTCCACCCCCGCCCTCGGCCGGCGGCCCCGGCGGTTGCCAAGGGACCTGTTCACAAAAACGCAACACCCGTTCCCACTATGCGGACAGTTACCGTCGTGACCTCGACAAACACGACGATGTACTGTCAATCTCCCGCCATGCACCTTGCCCCTCGCGCACTGCGCCGCGCCGTCGCCGTCGCAACGACAGCCCTGCTCGCCACCGCTCTCGGCTGCGCTCCGCAGCCGGATGACAAGCCCGCCGACGCACCCTCGGGGTCGGCCGGGAACACCTGCGCCAAGGGCAAGCTGGCCACCCAGACCACCGGCAAGCTGACGATCGCCACCGACGAGCCTGCGTACGAGCCCTGGTTCAAGGACGACAAGCCCGCCAACGGTGAGGGATTCGAGTCGGCGGTCGCGTACGCCGTGGCGAAGCAGCTCGGTTACGACAAGAGCGCCGTCGTCTGGCAGAGCGTGCCGTTCAACAAGGCCTTCGCGCCCGGCGAGAAGACCTTCGACTTCGACATCAACCAGGTGTCGATCAGCGACGAGCGCAAGAAGGCCGTGGACTTCTCCGCCGGCTACTACGACGTCCGCCAGGCCGTCATCGCGCTGAAGGGTACCAAGGCCGCCAAGGCGAAGAGCATCGCGGACCTGAAGGGCCTCAAGCTGGGTGCACAGGTCGGCACCACCAGCCTCGACTACATCGACGACGTGGTGAAGCCGACACAGGAAACCGCCGCGTACGCCAAGAACGACCAGGCCAAGTCCGCGCTGAAGAACGGTCAGGTCGACGCCATCGTCGTCGACCTGCCGACCGCCTTCTACATCACCGCGGCCGAGGTGACGGACGCGACGATCGTCGGGCAGTTCGAGAACCAGGGCGCTGCTCCGGAGCAGTTCGGGCTCGTGCTCGACAAGGGCAGCGCGCTCACCGCGTGCGTGACGGACGCCGTGGACGCCCTGCGCAAGGACGGCACCCTGGACAAGCTCGAGCAGCAGTGGCTGTCGGACGCGGTCGACGCTCCGGTGCTCAAGTGACGGTCACGAAGGAGGAGTCCGGCCAGGAGGGCGCGGACGACAACGGCGGCATGTCCGGCGTGAGCGGCGACGGGTACGTGCCCTCGCAGCGGCGCCTGGACCGCGAGCGCTACAAGCGCGCCCGCGCCCGCCGCGCCACTTCGATCGCTGCCCTCTCCACCCTGGTCACCGGCGTCGTTCTCTACCTGGTCGTGGTCAACGCGCCGGGCTGGCCGCGCACCAAGGAGACGTTCTTCAACGGGCAGTACGCGCGCGAGGCGTTCCCCAAGGTCCTCGAAGGGCTCTGGCTCAACGTCCGGCTGCTGCTGGTCTGCGGTGCGGCCGTGCTGGTCCTCGGGATGCTCATCGCCGTCGCTCGTACGCTGCGCGGCCCGGTGTTCTTCCCTCTACGGGCGCTGGCGGCTGCGTACACGGACTTCTTCCGGGGCCTGCCGCTCATCATTAACCTCATGATCGTCGTGCTCGGCGTCCCCGCGCTGCGGCTGCAGGGCGTGACCGTCGATCCGGTACTGCTGGGCGGTACCGCGCTGACGCTGACGTACTCGGCGTACGTGGCCGAGGTGTTCCGCGCGGGCATCGAGTCCGTCCACCCCTCGCAGCGCGCCGCGGCCCGCTCGCTCGGCCTCACCAACCGGCAGGCACTGCGGCACGTCGTCCTGCCCCAGGCTGTACGCCGTCAGGTGCCGCCCCTGCTGAACGACCTGGTGTCGCTGCAGAAGGACACCGGTCTGGTGTCGATCGGCGGTGCGGTGGACGCCGTACGGGCCGCGGACATCATCGCGGGCCGCAGCCTCAACTACACGCCGTACATCGTCGCGGGTCTGGTCTTCGTGGCGCTGACCATCCCGATGACCCGCTTCACGGACTGGGTGACGGCCCGGATGGACCGCCGACGCGCCCAAGGAGGAGCCCTGTGAGCGACGCACCTGTGCTGCGCATGGAGTCCGTCCGCAAGACCTTCGGCGGCTCGGTCGTGCTGCGGGACGTCGACCTGGAGGTCGTCCCGCACACCGTGACCGCCTTGATCGGCGCCTCCGGCTCCGGCAAGTCCACGCTGCTGCGGTGCGCGAACCTGCTGGAGGACATCGACGACGGTGCGATCTGGCTGGACGGCGAGGAGATCACCGATCCGCGGGCCGACCAGGACGCCGTACGACGCCGTATCGGCGTGGTGTTCCAGGCCTACAACCTCTTCCCGCACATGACGGTCCTGGAGAACATCACCCTCGCCCCGCGCCGGGTGCACGGGGTGTCCCGCGCGGAGGCCGAGGCACGCGCGCGTGAGCTGCTGGAGCGGCTCGGGCTGGCCGAGAAGGCGGGCGAGTATCCGGACCGGCTGAGCGGCGGCCAGCAGCAGCGCGTAGCGATCGCCCGCGCCTTGGCCGTACGTCCCCGACTGCTGTTGCTCGACGAGATCACCGCCGCCCTCGACCCCGAGCTCGTGGGTGAGGTCCTCTCCGTCGTACGCGACTTGAAGGCTGACGGGATGACGATGGTGCTGGCCACGCACGAGATGGGGTTCGCCCGCGAAGTCGCCGACCAGGTCTGCTTTCTGGACGGAGGCGTCGTACTGGAGCGCGGCACAGCCGAGCAGATCTTCGGCGAACCGCGGCAGGAGCGCACCCAGCGCTTCCTGCGGCGAATCGTGGAGGCGGGGCGGCTGTAAGGACCGCTCGCCATGGTCGACGGGGCTTACACGTCCGCGGTCTCACACGTCCCCGGGACTTACACATGCGCCCCGCCCGGCCACGTCACGTGTTCGCCTGTCCCGCCCCCGCCAGCGCCGCGACCCGCTCCACCCCGAACACGTACCCCTGCACCCCGCACCCCGCGATGACGCCGTCGGCGCGCAGGGAGACGTACGAGTGGTGCCGGAACGACTCGCGCTTGTGGATGTTGGAGATGTGGACCTCCAACACAGGCAGTCCGTCACAGGTGTTGAGTGCGTCCAGAATCGCCACCGACGTGTGCGAGTAGGCGCCGGGGTTGATCACGATCCCGCTGTGGTTCAGCCGTGCCTCGTGGATCCAGTCGACCAGCTCGCCCTCGTGGTTGGACTGCCGGAAGTCGATCGTGCCGCCGTGCGCGGCCGCCGCCTTGGTGCACAGGGCCTCGACATCGGCCAGGGTCTCGGAGCCGTAGATCTCCGGCTGGCGCTGGCCGAGCAGGTTCAGGTTGGGGCCGTTGAGGATCATGATCGGGGCGTTGGCCAGGGTGCGGGGCACGGTTCCTCCGGTCCGTTCGGGGGTTCGGGCCGTCCGACGACGACCGCTGCTCAGACCCCGGTTTATCACGGTGCACGGACCACGCCATGAGCCATACCCTCCCGTTATGACCATGATCTCGTACCCTTCCAAGCCCTCCCCCGGCGACCGCATCGCCGTCATTTCGCCCGGTGCGGGCCTTCCCGGGCTCTTCCCCCGCCCCTACGAACTGGGCCTGGAGCGGCTGCGCAAGGACTACGAACTCGAGCCGGTCGAGTACCCCTCGACCCGCAAGATGGGCTCGACGCCGCAAGAACGCGCCGACGACATACACGCCGCGTTCGCCGATCCCGACATCAAGGCGGTCATCGCGTCGATCGGCGGCGACGACCAGATCACCGTGCTGCCGCTGCTGGACCGGGAGTTGATCCGCGCGAACCCGAAGCCCTTCTTCGGGATGAGCGACAACACGAACCTGCTCATGTTCCTGCGCAACACCGGCATCGTCGGCTACCACGGCGCGACCGTCATGACCGCGCTGGGCC contains the following coding sequences:
- a CDS encoding carbohydrate kinase, encoding MIVVAGEALIDLVPQGTGALAGLKPALGGGPYNTAVALGRLGSPTAFCSRTSYDAFGDTLLDGLREAGVDVSAVQRGVEPTTLAVATIDAKGSAAYSFYVEGTADRLFTAPSELPAATRAVSFGTCSLVLEPGASAYEELMRNAAAQGVFTALDPNIRAGLIPDPDGYRARFKSWLPSVSLLKLSEEDALWLGGTPREWLAAGPAAVVITQGGDGLTAFTRDGAVHAVAGEEVDVVDTIGAGDTVNAALLHGLAAQDALSAEALVGLGADGWTRLLRFAARAAAITCSRAGAEPPYASELGDFQEAFCAVPLLRNQGSSQPRG
- a CDS encoding amino acid ABC transporter ATP-binding protein — its product is MESVRKTFGGSVVLRDVDLEVVPHTVTALIGASGSGKSTLLRCANLLEDIDDGAIWLDGEEITDPRADQDAVRRRIGVVFQAYNLFPHMTVLENITLAPRRVHGVSRAEAEARARELLERLGLAEKAGEYPDRLSGGQQQRVAIARALAVRPRLLLLDEITAALDPELVGEVLSVVRDLKADGMTMVLATHEMGFAREVADQVCFLDGGVVLERGTAEQIFGEPRQERTQRFLRRIVEAGRL
- the aroQ gene encoding type II 3-dehydroquinate dehydratase, encoding MPRTLANAPIMILNGPNLNLLGQRQPEIYGSETLADVEALCTKAAAAHGGTIDFRQSNHEGELVDWIHEARLNHSGIVINPGAYSHTSVAILDALNTCDGLPVLEVHISNIHKRESFRHHSYVSLRADGVIAGCGVQGYVFGVERVAALAGAGQANT
- a CDS encoding MBL fold metallo-hydrolase; translated protein: MTYSGQVTVGGPADVHELKDLMITKIAVGPMDNNAYLLRCRATDEQLLIDAANDADALLGMIGDDGIASVVTTHQHGDHWQALAAVVEATGARTYAGRDDADGIPVPTDVLVDDGDTIRVGHVELTARHLVGHTPGSIALVYDDPHGHPHVFTGDCLFPGGVGNTRKDPKAFASLIHDVETKIFEVLPDETWVYPGHGDDTTLGAERPQLPEWHARGW
- the uvrA gene encoding excinuclease ABC subunit UvrA; its protein translation is MADRLIVRGAREHNLKNVSLDLPRDSLIVFTGLSGSGKSSLAFDTIFAEGQRRYVESLSSYARQFLGQMDKPDVDFIEGLSPAVSIDQKSTSRNPRSTVGTITEVYDYLRLLFARIGKPHCPQCSRPISRQSPQAIVDRVLELPEGSRFQVLSPLVRERKGEFVDLFADLQTKGYSRARVDGETIQLSNPPTLKKQEKHTIEVVVDRLTVKDSAKRRLTDSVETALGLSGGMVVLDFVDLPEDDPERERMYSEHLYCPYDDLSFEELEPRSFSFNSPFGACPECTGIGTRMEVDPELIVPDEDKSLDEGAIHPWSHGHTKDYFGRLIGALADALGFRTDIPFAGLPQRAKKALLHGHKTQIEVRYRNRYGRERVYTTPFEGAVPFVKRRHSEAESDASRERFEGYMREVPCPTCEGTRLKPIVLAVTIMERSIAEVAAMSISDCADFLGKLKLNARDKKIAERVLKEVNERLRFLVDVGLDYLSLNRAAGTLSGGEAQRIRLATQIGSGLVGVLYVLDEPSIGLHQRDNHRLIETLVRLRDMGNTLIVVEHDEDTIKTADWVVDIGPGAGEHGGKVVHSGSLKELLANPESQTGQYLSGKRSIPLPDIRRPQDPSRRLTVHGARENNLQDIDVSFPLGLFTAVTGVSGSGKSTLVNDILYTHLARELNGARNVPGRHTRVDGDDLVDKVVHVDQSPIGRTPRSNPATYTGVFDHIRKLFAETTEAKVRGYMPGRFSFNVKGGRCENCAGDGTIKIEMNFLPDVYVPCEVCHGARYNRETLEVHYKGKSISEVLNMPIEEAMDFFEAVPAINRHLKTLNDVGLGYVRLGQSATTLSGGEAQRVKLASELQKRSTGRTVYVLDEPTTGLHFEDISKLLKVLAGLVDKGNTVIVIEHNLDVIKTADWVVDMGPEGGAGGGLVIAEGTPEEVAGVPTSHTGKFLREILGADRISDAASVKAPRKAAAKKTVAAGSTAKKTATARTAKTTKAANNTATKKAAGATKKAAPAKKTTRARKA
- a CDS encoding LacI family DNA-binding transcriptional regulator, with amino-acid sequence MATMADVARSAGVSVATVSHVLNGTRPVLPHTRQAVLDAMDELGYTPNTLARSLVTSRTRSIGLAVSAISNPYFTEILQGVEAAALEHGYSLLIADPHDDPVHERKVVQLLHERRVDGMIVAPSADPRELIAYLGRHNVPTVLLDRVVDTTTDGSPHFDQVCADSAEPVARLVTHLADLGHQRIALVAGLPGLSTTGERLDGYRDGLAAAGLAFDEHLVVHGDSESAGAEQATAALLSLASPPTALVTANNAMTIGALRALRDRGLSVPDDIALCCFDDFAWADLFSPRLTAIAQPSRDIGAHAVRVLLDRLASPDRAARTVRLPCTFVHRTSCGCAEQPRGSGTSANPEIPEVRGIPARPGDPEGTAKRLPSDSPQQPLTSVKGTVS
- a CDS encoding ABC transporter substrate-binding protein is translated as MHLAPRALRRAVAVATTALLATALGCAPQPDDKPADAPSGSAGNTCAKGKLATQTTGKLTIATDEPAYEPWFKDDKPANGEGFESAVAYAVAKQLGYDKSAVVWQSVPFNKAFAPGEKTFDFDINQVSISDERKKAVDFSAGYYDVRQAVIALKGTKAAKAKSIADLKGLKLGAQVGTTSLDYIDDVVKPTQETAAYAKNDQAKSALKNGQVDAIVVDLPTAFYITAAEVTDATIVGQFENQGAAPEQFGLVLDKGSALTACVTDAVDALRKDGTLDKLEQQWLSDAVDAPVLK
- a CDS encoding maleylpyruvate isomerase family mycothiol-dependent enzyme codes for the protein MIDHARDLVSVREATERLLTAAAKLDNASVAEPSRLPGWNRGHVLAHLARNADALVNVLEGRPMYVSGTARDADIERDAPRPLDTQLTDVRDSAARFQEAGAAPADWSRTVELRNGVTDAAARVPFRRWVEVELHHVDLGIGYELEDLPTEFVEREIDFLAERFTGHPDVPPARLTDGTRAWSTGREAGTPEITVTGPAPDLLGWLAGRRDGAGLTPEGGALPSLPPL
- a CDS encoding amino acid ABC transporter permease, giving the protein MTVTKEESGQEGADDNGGMSGVSGDGYVPSQRRLDRERYKRARARRATSIAALSTLVTGVVLYLVVVNAPGWPRTKETFFNGQYAREAFPKVLEGLWLNVRLLLVCGAAVLVLGMLIAVARTLRGPVFFPLRALAAAYTDFFRGLPLIINLMIVVLGVPALRLQGVTVDPVLLGGTALTLTYSAYVAEVFRAGIESVHPSQRAAARSLGLTNRQALRHVVLPQAVRRQVPPLLNDLVSLQKDTGLVSIGGAVDAVRAADIIAGRSLNYTPYIVAGLVFVALTIPMTRFTDWVTARMDRRRAQGGAL